The nucleotide sequence CGAATAATGCGGACGCGGGATCGTCAACCTGTGACTATTTCCAGATTCCCGCAGTCTTTGCTCAAGTGGTACGACCTGCAGCAAACTATAATTAAGCATACATCGATTTAACCTGAATCGCTTTAAAGAGCTGGCTTGGTGGATTTCACCAGATCTGACTGAATGTGAGTATCGCTTGTCTGTGCATCGGAATGCATTACTGATCGCAGGACCATTTGTCCTGATGACGGGCTTTTATTTTCTGATCTTCTCCGGAGCTCAGGAAGGAAGAGCCTCTGCGAATGCGGTGCGCCTCAGCCCCCCCGAGCCTTTCAAAGCACCACCGGAAATCAAATCTCGCGCGCCGAAACCGCGGCTGCAGACCGCCTGCGAAACCAAAGCAGCCTGGCTCAGAACCCGTATCAGCATTCCCGTCAATGTGCTGATTCAAACACCGTATGTGATTGTCGGAGATTATGAAGTCTCAACCCTGGAAGCGCTTTATCAGAAAGCGATCTCTCCCACTGAGTATGCGTTGAATGTTTCATACTTTGATACGCCCCCCGATCGTCCCATTACAATTGTCGCACTCTCTTCCCAGGAGCATTATCAGCAGGTGGCCATGGATCTCGACCAGAGAAAAACTGGTTCCTACTACGGATATTTTCAGTCGAACGACATGCGGATCGTCCTCAATCTCTCTACAGGTGGTGGAACTCTTGGACACGAGTTGACCCACGCACTGGCGGAAATCGACTATCCTGCCATGCCGGAATGGTTTGATGAAGGACTGGCGTCGCTGCATGAGCAATGCGAATTTTCTGACGAGCAGACACAGTTGATCGGCATTTCCAACTGGCGCGGGCAGCTCCTGCTTTCTGCGCTCGACCGCAATCAGCTGCCCCCCCTGTCTACGCTGGTAGAGCAGGTCAGAATCGACACCCGACGCGAAGCATTAACCTATGCTTATGCTCGTTACTTCTGCCTGTACCTGCAACAGAAACGGCTCCTCTCGCCCTTTTATCGCAAGTTGAGAACCAGTCAGGAATACGATGACACCGGCGGGCAGACCTTAAGGCAACTCCTGAATATCAACGATCTGTCCGATATTGATGAAGACTTCCGCCTCTGGCTCACCGGATTTCGCCAGCTAAAGACGCCGGCAGATACGTCCAGATAACAGTACGTCCCGCTGCGAAAACCGGCTTCTGGCGAAGAAAGCGATGTGAGGCTGTTTTCTGTGCTCCCCTGTCCGTCTATAATGGAATGGTTGTCTCTGAAGATCCTCTAATCACCTGTGAGCGTTCGCTATGAATCCATCCGCCTTAAACGTCTGCAGTTTCGAAAGTCGCAAAAGCGACGCCATGACCTCCCTGATTGAGCGTAACCAGGGGAACCCGACGCTCGTGCATTCCATGGATGAAATTCCGCTGGAAGACAACGCGCAGGTGAAGTCGTTCTGCGAGAAACTGTTTCGAGGCGAGATTGATGTGATTGTTTTCATGACCGGTGTGGGAGCGACCGCCTTGCTGAATGCGGCAGAGCTTTACTTCCCGCGTGAGCAGGTTCTGGCTGCGTTCCGTAAAATTATTGTCGTGGTGCGTGGTCCGAAACCAACGGTTGTACTGCGGAACTGGGAAGTTCCCATCCATTACTCAGCTCCGGAGCCCAATACCTGGCATGAGATCATTTCCGTATTAGACGATAAAAAGTTTTCTGTCACCGGCAAACATATCGCCGTTCAGGAATACGGGAAACCGGTTGAAGAATTTTATAAAGCACTGCGGAACCGTGGTGCCCAGGTTTTGCCGATTGCCGTCTACCGCTGGGCCTTACCCGATGATACCAGCGGGCTCCGCAATGCCATTCATGCGACCATTCGTGGTGATTACAACGTGCTGATGTTTACCAGCGCGCAGCAGATTACACACGTCCTGCAGATTGCCGAAGAAGAACAGGTCAAGGAAGACTGGTTACTGGCGGCGTCCAAAACGATGATTGCTTCGGTAGGTCCCGCCTGTACGGAAGCATTGCAGGAAGTGGGATTGCCTGTCGATTTTGAATCGAGCCCACCCAAAATGGGGCCGCTTGTGAAAGATGCGCTGCAGGCGGCTCCCGA is from Gimesia maris and encodes:
- a CDS encoding uroporphyrinogen-III synthase, encoding MNPSALNVCSFESRKSDAMTSLIERNQGNPTLVHSMDEIPLEDNAQVKSFCEKLFRGEIDVIVFMTGVGATALLNAAELYFPREQVLAAFRKIIVVVRGPKPTVVLRNWEVPIHYSAPEPNTWHEIISVLDDKKFSVTGKHIAVQEYGKPVEEFYKALRNRGAQVLPIAVYRWALPDDTSGLRNAIHATIRGDYNVLMFTSAQQITHVLQIAEEEQVKEDWLLAASKTMIASVGPACTEALQEVGLPVDFESSPPKMGPLVKDALQAAPEILSRKG